A single window of Sporosarcina sp. FSL W7-1349 DNA harbors:
- a CDS encoding anthranilate synthase component I family protein, translated as MQGQTPSYTTTKMTKEQFFQAYKELAQGNEKHILLESGRGGEMCIVGIDPLVTLQALEGDRLQMDWRDGRSEIREGDPLQLLTEFVQDYEMERMPELPAFQGGVLGFISYDYVRRYENLPDLARDDLETPDLYFYLFDRWVVLDIATETAYFMTLPDCQDVPSTVAAQWLDAASATQKPAWEHVSADYKRPKNVDVSVSGSEFEQMVRDVQQYIEQGEVIQVNLTVRQSKTLLAAPLDMYEALRALNPSPYMASLGAPEFAVVSGSPELLLKKRGNELSTRPIGGTRRRGKDEKEDVELQAELLSNEKEKSEHKMLVDLEMKDFEGVCIPGTVETDEFMVIEKYSHVMHLVSNVRGTAAEGLSNAAIIQGIFPGGSITGDPKLRTMEIIEELEPTRRGLYTGSIGWFDFNGDAELNIVIRTAYIKDGIAHIQAGAGLVAESVPEAEYIESLNKAKALWQAKEMAESVSRITEEG; from the coding sequence ATGCAAGGACAGACACCGAGCTATACCACGACGAAAATGACGAAGGAGCAATTTTTCCAAGCCTATAAGGAATTGGCGCAGGGGAATGAAAAGCATATTCTTTTGGAAAGCGGGCGGGGCGGCGAGATGTGCATCGTGGGGATTGATCCGCTTGTTACGCTGCAGGCATTGGAAGGAGACCGGCTCCAGATGGACTGGCGTGACGGCCGGAGTGAAATCCGGGAGGGCGATCCTCTCCAACTGCTGACGGAATTCGTACAGGATTATGAAATGGAGCGCATGCCGGAACTGCCGGCCTTCCAAGGAGGCGTGCTTGGTTTTATCAGCTATGATTATGTGCGACGCTATGAAAATTTGCCGGATTTAGCGCGGGATGATCTCGAAACGCCGGATTTGTATTTTTATTTATTCGACCGGTGGGTGGTGCTCGATATTGCAACGGAGACTGCGTATTTCATGACGCTCCCGGATTGTCAAGATGTCCCTTCTACCGTAGCGGCTCAGTGGTTGGATGCAGCCTCCGCGACTCAAAAGCCGGCATGGGAACATGTGTCGGCGGACTATAAAAGACCGAAAAACGTCGATGTCTCCGTATCGGGTTCAGAATTCGAGCAAATGGTGCGGGATGTTCAGCAATATATTGAGCAAGGCGAGGTCATTCAAGTGAATCTGACCGTTCGCCAATCTAAGACTTTGCTTGCCGCTCCACTTGATATGTACGAAGCGCTTCGAGCTTTGAATCCATCACCTTACATGGCTTCCCTCGGCGCTCCGGAATTCGCGGTCGTCTCCGGCTCTCCTGAACTGCTCTTGAAAAAGCGTGGCAATGAATTGAGCACTCGGCCGATTGGCGGGACGAGAAGGAGAGGAAAAGATGAAAAGGAAGACGTCGAATTGCAGGCGGAACTCTTGTCGAATGAAAAAGAGAAAAGTGAACATAAAATGCTTGTCGATCTGGAAATGAAAGATTTCGAAGGCGTGTGCATACCCGGTACCGTCGAGACGGATGAATTCATGGTTATCGAAAAATATTCCCACGTCATGCACCTCGTTTCGAATGTCAGGGGAACGGCCGCGGAAGGGTTGTCGAATGCAGCGATCATCCAAGGAATCTTCCCTGGCGGCTCCATTACAGGCGATCCGAAACTTCGGACGATGGAAATCATCGAGGAATTGGAGCCGACGCGGAGAGGGCTTTATACCGGCTCGATCGGCTGGTTTGATTTCAATGGGGATGCGGAGTTAAATATCGTCATCCGGACCGCTTATATCAAAGACGGTATCGCCCATATCCAGGCAGGCGCCGGCCTCGTGGCGGAGTCTGTCCCGGAAGCGGAGTACATTGAATCATTGAATAAAGCAAAAGCCCTTTGGCAGGCGAAGGAAATGGCGGAATCGGTGAGCCGGATAACAGAGGAGGGATAA
- the cysK gene encoding cysteine synthase A, which translates to MSKVGNSVVDLVGKTPLVKLNRLTGPEDAEVYLKLEYFNPGSSVKDRIALAMIEAAEKSGELKEGGTLIEPTSGNTGIGLAMIAAAKGYKAVLVMPDTMSLERRNLLRAYGADLVLTPGAEGMKGAIAKAEELAKENGWFVPQQFNNEANPEVHRLTTGPEIADALDRVDAFISGIGTGGTITGAGSVLKERFPEVRIVAVEPTDSPVLSGGKPGPHKIQGIGAGFVPKVLDTDIYDEIIQVSNDESYDTARRAAREEGILGGVSSGAAIFAALKVAKELGKGKKVVAILPSNGERYLSTPLYQFDE; encoded by the coding sequence ATGAGTAAAGTCGGAAATTCGGTTGTAGATTTAGTTGGAAAGACACCGCTCGTGAAATTGAATCGTTTGACAGGACCGGAAGATGCGGAAGTATATCTGAAATTAGAATACTTCAACCCGGGTTCCAGCGTCAAAGACCGTATTGCGCTTGCCATGATCGAAGCAGCTGAGAAATCAGGGGAATTGAAAGAGGGCGGCACGTTAATCGAACCGACTAGCGGAAACACCGGAATTGGTTTAGCGATGATTGCGGCGGCCAAAGGATATAAGGCTGTTCTCGTCATGCCGGATACGATGAGCTTGGAACGCCGCAACTTGCTGCGTGCGTATGGGGCGGATCTTGTTTTGACACCAGGAGCGGAAGGAATGAAAGGCGCCATCGCGAAAGCGGAAGAACTGGCCAAAGAAAATGGCTGGTTCGTGCCACAACAATTCAACAATGAAGCAAATCCGGAAGTCCACCGTTTGACAACTGGACCAGAAATCGCCGATGCGTTGGACCGTGTCGATGCTTTTATTTCAGGCATCGGTACCGGCGGAACGATTACAGGGGCAGGCAGCGTTTTGAAAGAACGTTTCCCGGAAGTGAGAATAGTAGCGGTCGAACCGACAGATTCCCCGGTCCTTTCGGGCGGCAAACCAGGTCCTCATAAAATCCAAGGGATCGGCGCCGGGTTCGTTCCAAAAGTATTGGATACCGATATCTACGATGAAATCATCCAAGTGTCCAACGACGAATCATATGATACGGCAAGACGCGCAGCGAGGGAAGAGGGAATCCTTGGAGGCGTTTCCTCAGGGGCAGCCATCTTTGCGGCATTAAAAGTGGCGAAAGAACTGGGCAAAGGCAAAAAAGTCGTTGCCATCCTCCCGTCGAACGGAGAACGCTACTTGAGCACACCGCTCTACCAATTTGACGAATAA
- a CDS encoding peptidyl-prolyl cis-trans isomerase, whose product MKYGRSPKETSTKRRLKTKPLLILIGILFTCNVLWFIGWLIPDKSKKSDEVVATVAGEPIMREEWLTAMEEEVGRETLLELVNGHVMEAAAKRYGIKVNDQEIDLELALIASVGGQSYSGLDAEKMRQKVRSNLILEKVLTNDVIIQDQEIEDYYDTNTSLYHIETAYRTSVIVLPSKEEAEQATDELADGSNFAVLAKERSVDAASASLGGDIGYINDSTNTIDPAIVEAAVGGKVGKPSDVIQLKDGTYAIVLVNEVVEGRSFKLNEVKDQIKRELALEQLSQSVSPETFWKEFDAEWFYGK is encoded by the coding sequence ATGAAATACGGTCGCAGTCCTAAGGAAACTTCTACGAAACGAAGATTGAAGACCAAGCCGCTTCTTATTTTGATCGGCATCCTGTTTACTTGCAATGTCCTCTGGTTTATTGGATGGTTGATTCCCGACAAGTCCAAGAAATCGGATGAAGTCGTGGCGACAGTCGCAGGGGAGCCGATCATGAGGGAGGAGTGGCTGACGGCCATGGAAGAGGAAGTGGGCCGTGAAACGTTGCTTGAACTGGTCAATGGACATGTCATGGAAGCGGCGGCCAAGCGGTATGGCATCAAGGTGAACGATCAGGAAATCGATTTGGAGCTCGCTTTGATCGCTTCTGTTGGAGGTCAATCATACTCTGGCCTGGACGCTGAAAAGATGCGTCAAAAAGTCCGTTCCAATTTGATATTGGAAAAGGTATTGACCAATGATGTCATCATCCAAGATCAGGAGATCGAGGATTACTATGACACCAATACGAGCCTCTATCATATCGAGACTGCCTATCGTACATCTGTGATCGTTTTGCCTAGTAAGGAGGAGGCGGAACAGGCCACCGACGAGTTGGCGGATGGGTCGAATTTTGCGGTCCTCGCCAAAGAGCGGTCCGTCGATGCCGCTTCTGCAAGCCTTGGCGGAGATATCGGTTATATCAACGATTCGACAAATACCATCGACCCGGCGATAGTGGAGGCGGCTGTCGGGGGCAAGGTCGGGAAACCGAGCGATGTCATCCAATTGAAAGACGGTACATATGCAATTGTTCTTGTTAATGAAGTGGTGGAAGGGCGCTCCTTCAAACTGAACGAAGTCAAAGATCAGATAAAGCGTGAATTGGCCTTGGAACAATTGTCCCAGTCCGTTAGTCCAGAAACGTTCTGGAAAGAATTCGATGCAGAATGGTTTTATGGGAAATAA
- the hslO gene encoding Hsp33 family molecular chaperone HslO, which yields MSDYLVKAIGYEGTIRAYAVRSTETVAEVQRRHTMWPTATAALGRTMTAAAMMGAMAKGKDKLTLKVEGNGPIGAMVVDANADGEVRGYATNPHVHFELNDQGKLDVRRAVGTEGMLTVVKDLGLRDFFTGQVPLVSGEIAEDFTQYFVVSEQVPSAVGLGVLVNPDNTVKAAGGFIIQVMPGATDETISLLEEKIAKVDPISKQIDRGLTPEEILGEVLGTEQVTILDRLDVKFSCNCSKERFGNAIIGLGEKEIREMIVEDGKAEAHCHFCLETYTYSKDELEGFIDEIRSQS from the coding sequence ATGAGTGATTATTTAGTGAAAGCCATTGGATATGAGGGGACGATCCGGGCCTATGCAGTCCGTTCGACCGAGACAGTGGCTGAAGTGCAACGCCGACATACAATGTGGCCCACTGCGACAGCGGCACTCGGCCGAACGATGACTGCGGCGGCCATGATGGGTGCCATGGCGAAAGGGAAGGACAAGCTGACGCTTAAAGTCGAAGGGAATGGGCCGATCGGCGCGATGGTAGTCGATGCCAATGCCGATGGCGAAGTACGGGGCTATGCCACGAACCCCCATGTCCATTTCGAATTGAATGACCAAGGGAAATTGGATGTTCGACGGGCTGTCGGAACAGAGGGAATGTTGACGGTTGTAAAAGATCTCGGTCTGCGTGATTTCTTTACCGGTCAAGTTCCGCTCGTTTCGGGGGAAATTGCCGAGGACTTCACGCAGTACTTTGTCGTTTCTGAGCAGGTTCCTTCCGCTGTTGGACTTGGGGTGCTTGTCAATCCGGATAATACAGTGAAGGCGGCAGGCGGTTTTATTATCCAAGTAATGCCGGGGGCAACTGACGAAACGATTAGCCTATTGGAAGAAAAGATCGCCAAGGTAGATCCGATTTCAAAACAGATTGACCGAGGCTTGACGCCGGAAGAAATTCTCGGTGAGGTCCTAGGTACGGAACAAGTGACCATCTTAGATCGTTTAGATGTAAAGTTCTCATGCAATTGTTCAAAAGAACGATTTGGGAACGCCATTATCGGGTTGGGTGAAAAAGAAATCCGGGAAATGATCGTAGAGGACGGAAAAGCAGAGGCACATTGCCACTTCTGCCTGGAGACATATACGTATTCAAAAGATGAGCTGGAAGGTTTTATCGATGAAATACGGTCGCAGTCCTAA
- a CDS encoding type III pantothenate kinase, with the protein MILVLDTGNTNIVLGVYEQGDLKYHWRMETYRHKTEDEYAMQVKSLFTHVGLSFEDINGIIISSVVPPVMFPLEQMCRKYFNQKPLVVGPGVKTGLNIKYENPREVGADRIVNAVAATHDYGDPLVIVDFGTATTYCYVNERGEYMGGAIAPGIGISMEALFDRASKLPRIELTRPEHVIGKNTVAAMQAGIVYGYVGQVEGIVTRMKAQSKVEPTVIATGGLADLIASETDVIDVVDNFLTLKGLHLIYERNM; encoded by the coding sequence ATGATCTTAGTGTTAGATACCGGTAATACGAATATTGTCCTTGGGGTATATGAACAAGGAGACTTGAAATACCATTGGCGCATGGAAACATATAGGCATAAGACGGAAGATGAGTATGCCATGCAAGTGAAATCGCTTTTCACGCATGTCGGCCTGTCTTTCGAGGACATTAACGGCATCATCATTTCATCCGTCGTCCCGCCGGTCATGTTCCCGCTAGAGCAGATGTGCCGCAAATATTTTAATCAGAAGCCACTCGTTGTCGGACCTGGCGTGAAGACCGGCTTGAACATTAAGTACGAAAATCCGCGTGAGGTGGGAGCGGACCGGATTGTAAACGCCGTAGCGGCGACTCATGATTATGGCGATCCGCTCGTCATTGTCGATTTTGGGACCGCCACGACCTATTGTTATGTGAATGAACGCGGCGAATATATGGGAGGCGCCATTGCACCAGGAATCGGCATCTCCATGGAAGCCCTATTTGACCGGGCATCCAAACTGCCACGTATTGAACTGACCCGGCCGGAACACGTCATCGGAAAAAATACGGTTGCTGCCATGCAGGCGGGGATCGTCTATGGGTACGTAGGCCAAGTCGAAGGTATTGTTACCCGGATGAAAGCGCAGAGTAAAGTGGAACCGACCGTCATTGCAACCGGTGGACTTGCTGATTTAATCGCAAGTGAAACGGATGTTATTGACGTGGTTGACAATTTCCTGACGTTAAAAGGGCTTCATCTAATTTACGAACGGAATATGTAA